A region of Thermobifida halotolerans DNA encodes the following proteins:
- a CDS encoding sigma-70 family RNA polymerase sigma factor, producing the protein MQPAVSLEPTPGRDDGSPSVPAQPRPAPLRDASIFGRAYRELSGPVSDLIHRILRDPAQSEEVVQEVFLEVWRLAARFDPQRGSLRSWVLTIAHRRAVDRVRAERAAADRDARAGVLAERDSSVDTVVELVIRLMECERVRFCLKKLTGLQHEAVRLVYYSGLTQRETADLLGVPLTTVKARLRDALLRLRACVDDRDDAPRRRMPV; encoded by the coding sequence ATGCAGCCGGCAGTATCCCTCGAACCCACCCCCGGCCGCGACGACGGCTCCCCGTCCGTTCCGGCGCAGCCGCGCCCGGCCCCCCTCCGCGACGCCTCGATCTTCGGACGGGCCTACCGGGAACTGTCCGGTCCCGTGTCCGACCTGATCCACCGGATACTGCGCGATCCCGCACAGTCGGAGGAGGTCGTCCAGGAGGTGTTCCTGGAGGTGTGGCGCCTGGCCGCGCGCTTCGACCCGCAACGGGGCAGCCTGCGGTCCTGGGTGCTGACGATCGCCCACCGCCGCGCGGTGGACCGGGTCCGCGCCGAACGGGCCGCCGCCGACCGCGACGCCCGCGCCGGTGTCCTGGCGGAGCGGGACTCCTCCGTCGACACGGTCGTCGAACTCGTGATCCGCCTCATGGAATGCGAGAGGGTCCGCTTCTGCCTGAAGAAACTGACCGGACTGCAGCATGAGGCGGTCCGCCTCGTCTACTACTCCGGCCTCACCCAACGTGAGACCGCCGACCTGCTGGGGGTTCCCCTCACCACGGTCAAGGCGCGCCTGCGCGACGCGCTGCTGCGGCTGCGCGCCTGCGTGGACGACCGCGACGACGCCCCGCGCCGCCGCATGCCGGTGTGA
- a CDS encoding iron chelate uptake ABC transporter family permease subunit, producing the protein MTTSPAAVSPAAASTAHEAAQLRRRRVVLTVLALLAAASVVGYLTVDVVGSWTFVLKLRSTQVAALVLVGTAIAYSTVLFQTVTGNRILTPSVMGFDSLFVLIQTVIVFLFGADMLAQTDARLKFGFEIAVMVAFSVLLFRLLFRRGSHDLYVMVLVGIVLGTLFSGLSTFVSRLIDPNEYLTLQDVMFASFNSVNEELLAVSAVLVVAVMAYGVRLLRRLDVVALGRDHAVNLGVNHRSVVNQALVAVALLVSVSTALVGPITFLGLLVANLARQLTRTFVHRWTIPAAALVAVIALVGGQLVLARMFDFTTSLSVIINFVGGSYFILLLLRESRS; encoded by the coding sequence ATGACCACTTCCCCCGCCGCCGTCTCCCCCGCCGCCGCGTCCACGGCCCACGAGGCCGCGCAGTTGCGCCGTCGCCGCGTCGTCCTGACCGTGCTGGCGCTGCTCGCGGCGGCGTCCGTGGTCGGCTACCTCACCGTCGACGTGGTCGGGTCCTGGACGTTCGTGCTGAAACTGCGCTCCACCCAGGTGGCCGCCCTGGTCCTGGTGGGCACGGCCATCGCCTACTCCACCGTGCTGTTCCAGACGGTGACCGGCAACCGCATCCTGACGCCGTCCGTCATGGGCTTCGACTCGCTGTTCGTGCTCATCCAGACGGTGATCGTGTTCCTGTTCGGCGCGGACATGCTCGCCCAGACCGACGCCCGGTTGAAGTTCGGGTTCGAGATCGCGGTGATGGTGGCGTTCTCCGTGCTGCTGTTCCGCCTGCTGTTCCGGCGCGGCTCCCACGACCTGTACGTCATGGTGCTGGTCGGCATCGTCCTGGGCACCCTGTTCTCGGGGCTGTCCACCTTCGTGTCCCGCCTGATCGACCCCAACGAGTACCTCACCCTGCAGGACGTCATGTTCGCCTCGTTCAACTCGGTGAACGAGGAGCTGCTGGCGGTGTCGGCGGTGCTCGTTGTCGCGGTCATGGCCTACGGGGTGCGCCTGCTGCGCAGACTCGACGTGGTGGCGCTGGGCCGCGACCACGCGGTCAACCTGGGGGTCAACCACCGCTCGGTGGTCAACCAGGCGCTGGTGGCGGTCGCCCTGCTGGTGTCGGTGTCCACCGCGCTGGTGGGCCCCATCACCTTCCTGGGACTGCTGGTGGCGAACCTGGCCCGGCAGCTCACCCGCACCTTCGTCCACCGCTGGACGATTCCCGCCGCCGCGCTGGTCGCGGTGATCGCACTGGTCGGCGGCCAACTCGTCCTGGCCCGGATGTTCGACTTCACCACCAGTCTGAGCGTGATCATCAACTTCGTCGGCGGCAGCTACTTCATTCTGCTGCTCCTCAGGGAGTCGCGATCGTGA
- a CDS encoding sugar ABC transporter substrate-binding protein — MSNRNTFVRRFAAGIAAVAALAAAGCGATTTGGDGEQEAASVEEGFTIGLLLPESKTARYEKFDRPYFEEAVAELCPNCEVSYQNADQDVSKQQSQAEAMLTEGVDVLVLDAVDAEAAGSIVQQAKGQGVPVVAYDRLAQGGVDYYVSFDNKTVGRVQGEALIEGMEKAGTAGDGPIVMINGSPTDPNAADFKAGAHEILDGQVEIGAEYDTADWSPDKAQQQMEQAITSIGADNISGVYSANDGMAAGIIAALKSAGVDEMPPITGQDAELAGIQRIISGDQYMTVYKAIRPEAEVAAAMAVAAATGEEYQGTDEHPLTEATDGAGETVPAVLLEPIAVTAENIEDTVISDGFYTVEEICTDEYADTDLCKGAGA, encoded by the coding sequence ATGAGCAACCGAAACACGTTCGTCCGCCGCTTCGCGGCGGGCATCGCCGCCGTCGCGGCGCTGGCCGCGGCCGGATGCGGCGCGACCACGACCGGAGGCGACGGAGAGCAGGAAGCCGCCTCCGTCGAGGAGGGCTTCACCATCGGGCTGCTGCTGCCCGAGTCCAAGACCGCACGCTACGAGAAGTTCGACCGGCCCTACTTCGAGGAGGCGGTCGCCGAACTCTGCCCCAACTGCGAGGTCTCCTACCAGAACGCCGACCAGGACGTGTCCAAGCAGCAGTCGCAGGCCGAGGCCATGCTGACCGAGGGCGTCGACGTCCTGGTCCTGGACGCCGTCGACGCCGAGGCGGCGGGCAGCATCGTCCAGCAGGCCAAGGGGCAGGGCGTCCCGGTCGTCGCCTACGACCGGCTGGCCCAGGGCGGCGTGGACTACTACGTCTCCTTCGACAACAAGACCGTCGGCCGGGTCCAGGGCGAGGCGCTCATCGAGGGCATGGAGAAGGCGGGCACCGCGGGCGACGGCCCGATCGTCATGATCAACGGGTCCCCCACCGACCCCAACGCCGCCGACTTCAAGGCCGGCGCGCACGAGATCCTCGACGGCCAGGTCGAGATCGGCGCCGAGTACGACACCGCCGACTGGTCGCCCGACAAGGCCCAGCAGCAGATGGAGCAGGCCATCACCTCCATCGGGGCGGACAACATCAGCGGCGTCTACAGCGCCAACGACGGCATGGCCGCCGGCATCATCGCCGCGCTCAAGAGCGCGGGCGTGGACGAGATGCCCCCCATCACCGGGCAGGACGCCGAACTCGCCGGCATCCAGCGCATCATCTCCGGCGACCAGTACATGACGGTCTACAAGGCCATCAGGCCCGAGGCCGAGGTGGCCGCCGCCATGGCCGTCGCCGCCGCCACGGGCGAGGAGTACCAGGGCACCGACGAGCACCCGCTGACCGAGGCCACCGACGGAGCGGGCGAGACCGTCCCCGCGGTACTGCTGGAACCGATCGCGGTCACCGCCGAGAACATCGAGGACACGGTCATCTCCGACGGTTTCTACACCGTCGAGGAGATCTGCACCGACGAGTACGCCGACACCGACCTGTGCAAGGGAGCCGGGGCCTAG
- a CDS encoding peptidase inhibitor family I36 protein yields the protein MARESVRRGLCAAAAALLVPAGAVATALPAHAGQSCPNNYVCMWEDPGYNGSLYVKQYKTSGYYQIDGWDGDNEISSVKNYTGKCVRLYANDDHTGNSYRIDKNVREISNLEQVGFDNDAESYRIFSC from the coding sequence ATGGCGCGTGAATCGGTGCGGCGGGGGCTCTGCGCGGCGGCCGCCGCCCTGCTGGTGCCCGCGGGGGCGGTGGCCACGGCGCTGCCCGCCCACGCCGGGCAGTCCTGCCCGAACAACTACGTGTGCATGTGGGAGGACCCCGGATACAACGGCTCCCTCTACGTCAAGCAGTACAAGACGTCGGGGTACTACCAGATCGACGGATGGGACGGTGACAACGAGATCAGCTCGGTGAAGAACTACACCGGAAAGTGCGTCCGCCTCTACGCCAACGACGACCACACCGGAAACTCCTACCGGATCGACAAGAACGTCCGGGAGATCTCCAACCTGGAGCAGGTCGGATTCGACAACGACGCGGAGAGCTACCGGATCTTCTCCTGCTGA
- a CDS encoding ROK family transcriptional regulator, translated as MTTDAQVTPGSQAALRQANRERVVAALRRGGTLTQAEIARATGLSAASVSNIVRDLRSTGTVSVRETSSNGRRARAVTLLHPPGALVAIDFAYSRITVALGDTRGRVLQEESITYDVAEDPVRGIRRAVWLTETLLTRARVDRSMVSGAAASVPGPVDPVSGRIGDITCMPRWAGFDPGDELGQRLGFAVRVDNDANLCALAETAEGAARGVEHVVYVNVSQGVGAGVVVEGRLFRGASGNAGEIGHLGLDERGQVCRCGNRGCLETLVGAPYLLGMVPQQSRIGPDAALSDLVEAACAGDPGCRRIIAEAGIALGRGVAIVVNMFNPQMVVVGGELAESGELLLDPMRRAMELGTLGSALADLRLVPGELGGRAALRGALRAALASTF; from the coding sequence GTGACGACGGACGCGCAGGTCACGCCGGGATCGCAGGCTGCCCTACGCCAGGCCAACCGGGAACGGGTGGTCGCCGCGCTGCGCAGGGGCGGCACGCTCACCCAGGCCGAGATCGCCCGCGCCACCGGCCTGTCCGCCGCGAGCGTGTCCAACATCGTGCGCGACCTGCGCTCGACGGGCACGGTGTCGGTGCGCGAGACCTCCTCCAACGGGCGCAGGGCACGCGCGGTCACCCTGCTGCACCCTCCGGGGGCGCTGGTGGCCATCGACTTCGCCTACTCCCGCATCACCGTGGCGCTGGGGGACACCAGGGGGCGTGTCCTGCAGGAGGAGAGCATCACCTACGACGTGGCCGAGGACCCCGTCCGCGGGATACGGCGCGCGGTCTGGCTGACCGAGACCCTGCTGACGCGGGCGCGGGTGGACCGCTCCATGGTGTCGGGAGCCGCGGCGTCGGTTCCCGGCCCGGTCGACCCGGTCAGCGGCCGCATCGGCGACATCACCTGCATGCCGCGCTGGGCGGGCTTCGACCCCGGTGACGAACTGGGACAGCGTCTGGGCTTCGCGGTGCGGGTGGACAACGACGCCAACCTGTGCGCGCTGGCCGAGACCGCCGAGGGCGCCGCCCGGGGGGTGGAGCACGTCGTCTACGTCAACGTCTCCCAGGGGGTGGGCGCGGGCGTGGTCGTCGAGGGGCGGCTGTTCCGGGGGGCGAGCGGCAACGCGGGGGAGATCGGCCACCTCGGGCTCGACGAGCGCGGACAGGTGTGCCGGTGCGGCAACCGCGGCTGCCTGGAGACGCTGGTCGGCGCGCCCTACCTGCTGGGCATGGTGCCGCAGCAGAGCAGGATCGGCCCCGACGCGGCACTGTCGGACCTGGTCGAGGCGGCCTGTGCGGGCGATCCCGGGTGCCGCCGGATCATCGCCGAGGCGGGCATCGCGCTGGGGCGGGGCGTGGCGATCGTGGTCAACATGTTCAACCCGCAGATGGTGGTCGTCGGAGGCGAGCTCGCCGAGTCGGGGGAGCTGCTGCTCGACCCCATGCGGCGGGCGATGGAACTGGGCACGCTGGGCAGCGCGCTCGCCGACCTCCGCCTCGTTCCGGGGGAGCTGGGAGGCCGGGCCGCGCTGCGCGGGGCGCTGCGGGCCGCTCTTGCCTCCACATTCTGA
- a CDS encoding ABC transporter ATP-binding protein, with protein MIEIRNVTKSYGPATVVDDVSLTIPQGGITSIIGANGAGKSTLLSIVGRLLEADSGTVLVDGMDVRTTPGPVLAKRLSVLRQENHLPVRLTVRELVSFGRFPHSGGRLTAVDREHVDRAIEHFELADFTHRHLDQLSGGQRQRAYVAMVLCQDTDYVLLDEPLNNLDMRHSAQMMRLLRSMADDTGKTIVLVVHDVNFAAAHSDRIVAMRRGRVVAEGDVATMMSPAVLEEVFDMEIDVHDLGGQRVATYFR; from the coding sequence GTGATCGAGATCCGCAACGTCACCAAGTCCTACGGCCCCGCCACCGTGGTCGACGACGTCTCGCTGACCATTCCCCAGGGCGGCATCACCTCGATCATCGGGGCCAACGGGGCGGGCAAGTCCACCCTGCTGTCGATCGTCGGCCGCCTGCTGGAGGCCGACTCCGGAACGGTCCTGGTGGACGGCATGGACGTGCGCACCACCCCGGGGCCCGTGCTGGCCAAGCGGCTGTCGGTGCTGCGCCAGGAGAACCACCTGCCCGTCCGGCTGACCGTGCGCGAACTGGTGTCCTTCGGCCGGTTCCCCCACTCGGGCGGCAGGTTGACCGCGGTCGACCGGGAGCACGTCGACCGCGCCATCGAGCACTTCGAACTGGCCGACTTCACCCACCGCCACCTGGACCAGTTGTCGGGCGGGCAGCGCCAACGCGCCTACGTGGCGATGGTCCTGTGCCAGGACACCGACTACGTGCTGCTGGACGAGCCACTGAACAACCTGGACATGCGGCACTCCGCGCAGATGATGCGGCTGCTGCGGAGCATGGCGGACGACACCGGCAAGACCATCGTGCTGGTGGTGCACGACGTCAACTTCGCCGCCGCCCACTCCGACCGGATCGTGGCGATGCGGCGGGGCCGCGTCGTCGCCGAGGGCGACGTGGCGACCATGATGTCGCCCGCCGTGCTGGAAGAGGTCTTCGACATGGAGATCGACGTCCACGATCTGGGTGGGCAACGGGTGGCCACCTACTTCCGCTGA
- a CDS encoding ATP-binding cassette domain-containing protein, with product MTQPILELSGISKRFGAVQALSDVDLSVHPGEVVALLGDNGAGKSTLVKVIAGVNPADSGVILWEGRPVKVNRPSDAQHLGIATIYQDLALCDNLDIVANLFLGSERTAAGVLDELEMERRAQELLDSLSVRIPSLRVPVASLSGGQRQIIAIARSLLGDPKVVMLDEPTAALGVAQTAQVLDLIERLRDQGLGVILISHNMADVRAVADRAVVLRLGRNAGDFRVEDTSYEEIVAAITGAADNPVSRRTGRAAVSGTEGA from the coding sequence ATGACACAACCAATCCTGGAGCTGTCCGGGATTTCCAAGAGGTTCGGCGCGGTGCAGGCGCTCAGCGACGTCGATCTGAGCGTCCACCCGGGCGAGGTCGTGGCGCTGCTGGGCGACAACGGCGCCGGAAAATCGACCCTCGTCAAGGTCATCGCGGGCGTCAACCCCGCCGACAGCGGCGTGATCCTGTGGGAGGGGCGACCGGTCAAGGTCAACCGCCCGAGCGACGCCCAACACCTCGGCATCGCGACCATCTACCAGGACCTCGCGCTCTGCGACAATCTGGACATCGTCGCCAACCTGTTCCTCGGCAGCGAGCGCACCGCGGCCGGAGTGCTGGACGAACTGGAGATGGAGCGGCGCGCCCAGGAGCTCCTGGACTCGCTGTCCGTGCGCATCCCCAGCCTGCGGGTGCCCGTGGCCTCCCTGTCCGGGGGACAGCGCCAGATCATCGCGATCGCCCGCTCCCTGCTGGGCGACCCCAAGGTCGTCATGCTGGACGAGCCCACCGCGGCCCTGGGCGTGGCCCAGACCGCCCAGGTCCTCGACCTCATCGAACGGCTCCGGGACCAGGGGCTCGGAGTTATCCTGATCAGCCACAACATGGCCGACGTGCGCGCGGTCGCCGACCGCGCCGTGGTTCTGCGCCTGGGACGCAACGCCGGTGACTTCCGGGTCGAGGACACCAGTTACGAAGAGATCGTGGCGGCCATCACCGGAGCCGCCGACAATCCCGTGTCCCGCCGGACCGGCCGTGCCGCGGTTTCGGGAACGGAGGGAGCGTGA
- a CDS encoding ABC transporter permease, which produces MSVTESPSLSRTERPAPARGGRTNRSARPPRRLRTRGEIRVWHLLVSAVVLALLALGSLFVGVSDITPTDLVTGDPDKVRVFLVSRVPRMAAILLAGMAMSVAGLIMQHLTRNRFVSPSTAGTVESAMLGVLVAIIFFGSQSVMAKMGIAVVFALAGTFVFLQLIRRTTFRDMIVVPLVGIMFGGVIQAVTTFFAYRMELLQSLDTWSNGDFSGILSGRYELLYLVLGALAIGYVFADRFTVAGMGEEFALNLGVSYTRVVNAGLAIIAVITAVVVVVVGAIPFLGLIVPNIVTMALGDNLRRVLPVTALGGAAFVLVCDVIGRTVRYPYEIPVGTVVSVVGSVVFIALILNSRRKAV; this is translated from the coding sequence ATGTCGGTCACCGAGTCACCGTCCCTCTCCCGCACGGAGAGGCCCGCTCCCGCCCGGGGCGGGCGGACCAACCGGTCCGCCCGCCCCCCGCGGCGTCTCCGGACCCGGGGCGAGATCCGCGTCTGGCACCTCCTCGTCAGCGCGGTCGTCCTCGCACTGCTGGCACTGGGCTCGCTGTTCGTCGGAGTCAGCGACATCACCCCGACGGACCTGGTCACCGGCGACCCCGACAAGGTCCGCGTCTTCCTCGTCTCCCGGGTGCCGCGGATGGCCGCCATCCTGCTGGCCGGAATGGCGATGAGCGTCGCCGGACTGATCATGCAGCACCTGACCCGCAACCGGTTCGTCTCCCCGTCCACCGCGGGCACCGTCGAGTCGGCCATGCTCGGCGTCCTGGTCGCCATCATCTTCTTCGGCTCGCAGTCGGTGATGGCGAAGATGGGCATCGCGGTCGTCTTCGCCCTGGCCGGAACGTTCGTCTTCCTGCAGTTGATCCGCCGCACCACCTTCCGCGACATGATCGTGGTGCCGCTCGTCGGCATCATGTTCGGCGGCGTGATCCAGGCGGTCACCACGTTCTTCGCCTACCGGATGGAGCTGTTGCAGTCACTGGACACCTGGTCCAACGGCGACTTCTCCGGAATCCTCAGCGGGCGCTACGAACTCCTCTACCTCGTCCTGGGCGCGCTTGCCATCGGCTACGTCTTCGCCGACCGGTTCACCGTGGCGGGCATGGGCGAGGAGTTCGCCCTCAACCTGGGCGTGTCCTACACCAGGGTGGTGAACGCGGGACTGGCGATCATCGCGGTGATCACCGCCGTGGTGGTGGTCGTGGTCGGCGCGATCCCCTTCCTCGGTCTCATCGTCCCCAACATCGTCACCATGGCCCTGGGCGACAACCTGCGCCGGGTGCTGCCCGTGACCGCGCTGGGCGGCGCGGCGTTCGTCCTGGTCTGCGACGTCATCGGACGCACCGTCCGCTACCCCTACGAGATCCCCGTGGGCACCGTGGTGAGCGTGGTGGGCAGCGTCGTGTTCATCGCGCTGATCCTCAACAGCCGCAGGAAAGCCGTCTGA
- a CDS encoding siderophore ABC transporter substrate-binding protein — protein sequence MPQLRPRALLAAALLPAVLALSACGTSESAETDQESSGGEEITVTHAQGETTLDGVPEKVVVFDMSVLSTLDELGVEPVGVPEMQDGYLPEELAHYAEDDVAKVGSLFEPDYEAVNALEPDLIIVAARSAAVYPELSEIAPTIDMTIDNADFLNSFEERTMALASIFGKEAEVTERIDAIKADIAEVSENASDAGRALILRVEGAEATAYGPGSRYGIIHDPLGVPAVEDDFATDARHGDAVSFEFIAEANPDIMFVQDREAPVGDTSGPNATAVLDNDLVNSTNAAKNDKIVYLELFTWYLAPGALSSVEAQIDTVREAIA from the coding sequence ATGCCACAGCTTCGTCCCCGCGCCCTCCTGGCCGCGGCACTGCTCCCGGCCGTGCTCGCCCTCTCCGCCTGCGGGACCTCCGAATCCGCCGAGACCGACCAGGAGAGCTCCGGCGGCGAGGAGATCACGGTCACCCACGCCCAGGGCGAGACCACGCTCGACGGAGTGCCCGAGAAGGTCGTCGTCTTCGACATGAGCGTGCTGTCCACCCTCGACGAACTCGGTGTCGAACCCGTGGGTGTGCCCGAGATGCAGGACGGCTACCTTCCGGAGGAGCTGGCCCACTACGCCGAGGACGACGTCGCCAAGGTCGGCAGCCTCTTCGAACCCGACTACGAGGCCGTCAACGCCCTGGAACCGGACCTGATCATCGTCGCCGCACGTTCGGCCGCGGTCTACCCGGAGCTGTCGGAGATCGCCCCCACGATCGACATGACGATCGACAACGCCGACTTCCTGAACAGCTTCGAAGAGCGCACGATGGCGCTGGCGAGCATCTTCGGCAAGGAGGCCGAGGTCACCGAGCGCATCGACGCGATCAAGGCCGACATCGCCGAGGTCTCCGAGAACGCCTCCGACGCGGGCAGGGCGCTGATCCTGCGCGTCGAGGGCGCCGAGGCCACCGCCTACGGCCCCGGCTCGCGCTACGGCATCATCCACGACCCGCTCGGCGTCCCCGCGGTCGAGGACGACTTCGCCACCGACGCCCGGCACGGTGACGCCGTCTCCTTCGAGTTCATCGCCGAGGCCAACCCCGACATCATGTTCGTCCAGGACCGCGAGGCCCCCGTCGGCGACACCAGCGGTCCCAACGCCACCGCCGTCCTCGACAACGACCTGGTCAACAGCACCAACGCCGCCAAGAACGACAAGATCGTCTACCTGGAGCTGTTCACCTGGTACCTGGCTCCCGGCGCGCTGTCCTCGGTCGAGGCGCAGATCGACACCGTCCGCGAAGCGATCGCCTGA